The following are encoded together in the Coffea arabica cultivar ET-39 chromosome 1c, Coffea Arabica ET-39 HiFi, whole genome shotgun sequence genome:
- the LOC113724491 gene encoding eukaryotic translation initiation factor 1A-like, producing MPKNKGKSGKNRKKGKNEGEDDEKRELVLKEEGQEYAQVKQMLRNGWCEAMCIDGTKRLCHIRGKMQKKVWIATGDIVLVGLREYQDDKADVIHKYMADEARSLQKLGQLPAGIVKDDLVCCACHGCLDFDDEDFDGI from the coding sequence atGCCGAAGAACAAAGGTAAAAGTGGAAAAAATAGGAAGAAGGGGAAGAACGAAGGCGAGGATGACGAGAAGAGAGAGTTGGTCCTCAAAGAAGAAGGTCAAGAATATGCCCAGGTGAAACAGATGCTGCGCAATGGGTGGTGCGAAGCCATGTGCATTGACGGGACTAAGCGGCTTTGTCACATCCGGGGAAAGATGCAGAAGAAGGTTTGGATTGCTACCGGAGACATTGTCCTCGTTGGCCTTCGCGAGTACCAGGACGACAAGGCTGACGTGATCCACAAGTACATGGCGGATGAGGCCAGGAGCTTGCAGAAATTAGGGCAGTTGCCTGCAGGTATCGTGAAGGATGATCTTGTCTGTTGTGCTTGCCATGGTTGTCTCGATTTCGATGATGAGGACTTTGATGGAATCTAG
- the LOC113724213 gene encoding eukaryotic translation initiation factor 1A-like encodes MPKNKGKGGKNKKRGKNEADDEKRELVYKEDGQEYAQVIRMLGNGRCEAMCIDGTKRLCHIRGKMHKKVWIAAGDIILVGLREYQDDKADVILKYMADEARRLQQYEELPESIRVNESVMDPEDDDGGFDDYVDFEDEDIDRI; translated from the coding sequence ATGCCGAAGAACAAGGGAAAAGGagggaaaaataagaaaagaggaAAGAACGAAGCGGACGATGAGAAGAGAGAGCTTGTATACAAGGAAGACGGCCAAGAATATGCTCAGGTGATAAGGATGCtcggcaacggccgttgtgaagCCATGTGCATTGACGGCACCAAACGGCTTTGCCACATCCGAGGAAAGATGCACAAGAAGGTTTGGATTGCTGCCGGAGACATTATCCTCGTTGGCCTTCGCGAGTACCAGGACGATAAGGCTGACGTGATCCTCAAGTACATGGCCGACGAGGCAAGGAGGTTGCAGCAATATGAAGAGTTGCCTGAAAGCATTCGAGTCAATGAAAGCGTAATGGACCCAGAGGATGATGATggtggttttgatgattatgttGATTTTGAGGATGAGGACATCGATCGAATCTAG